A part of Ammospiza caudacuta isolate bAmmCau1 chromosome 5, bAmmCau1.pri, whole genome shotgun sequence genomic DNA contains:
- the LMOD2 gene encoding leiomodin-2 produces MSTFGYRRELSKYEDIDEDELLASLTEEELKELERELEDIEPDRNLPVGQRQKSLTEKTPTGTFSREALMAYWERETKKLLEKERLGACEKDSEQEEDNSEELQEECFTESNSEVSEEAYTEEDDEEEDEEENEDESDDEDEEVQNAAAGRRSDHGKHKKCNGAKDNESFLNGHDGKDSDNRSSKSNAIHPCGNPTVIEDALEKVRSNDPDTTEVNLNNIENITSQMLIQFSQALRDNTMVKSFSLANTHADDNVAIAIAGMLKVNQHITSLNIESNFITGKGVLAIMRALQHNKVLTELRFHNQRHIMGSQVEMDIVKLLKENTTLVKLGYHFDLAGPRMSMTSILTRNMDKQRQKRMQEQRQQESGCDGAINPKTKVLQKGTPRSSPYVSPKSSPWSSPKLPKKALPVKCQPSAPAPPPPLPPSPPPPPPPPPPPLLPEKKAPTRNIAEVIKQQESSKKALHNGQKKKKGKKTRKHENNILKEIKDSLKSISDRKSEEGSRPSTRPSTPQRSLHDNLMEAIRASSIKQLRRVEVPEALR; encoded by the exons ATGTCTACCTTTGGGTACAGAAGAGAGCTCAGTAAATATGAAGACATTGATGAAGATGAGCTCCTCGCCTCTCTCACTGAAGAGGAGCTCAAGGAGCTGGAGCGGGAGCTGGAGGACATAGAGCCCGACCGTAACCTCCCAGTGGGACAGCGGCAGAAGAGCCTGACGGAGAAAACCCCAACAGGGACTTTCAGCAGGGAGGCACTGATGGCCTACTGGGAGAGGGAGACCAAGAAACTCCTGGAAAAAGAGAGGTTGGGTGCATGCGAGAAG GATTCTGAGCAAGAAGAGGACAATTCGGAAGAACTTCAAGAAGAATGCTTCACAGAAAGCAATAGTGAAGTGTCTGAGGAGGCATATACTGAAGAGGAtgatgaagaagaagatgaagaggaaaatgaagatgagagtgatgatgaggatgaggaagtgcaaaatgctgcagctggcaggCGTTCTGACCATGGCAAACACAAAAAGTGTAATGGTGCAAAGGACAATGAAAGCTTCCTCAATGGCCATGATGGAAAAGACAGTGATAATCGGAGCTCAAAAAGCAATGCCATCCACCCTTGTGGAAATCCAACAGTTATTGAAGATGCTTTGGAAAAAGTTAGGAGCAACGACCCTGACACCACAGAGGTCAATCTGAACAACATTGAAAACATCACTTCACAGATGCTTATTCAATTTTCTCAGGCCCTGAGGGACAACACAATGGTAAAGTCATTCAGCTTGGCTAACACCCATGCTGATGACAACGTGGCAATAGCTATTGCTGGTATGTTAAAGGTTAATCAGCATATAACTAGTCTGAATATTGAGTCAAATTTTATCACAGGCAAAGGCGTGCTGGCCATCatgagagctctgcagcacaaCAAGGTTCTAACAGAACTGCGCTTCCACAATCAAAGGCACATCATGGGCAGCCAGGTGGAAATGGACATAGTCAAACTGCTGAAAGAGAACACCACTCTGGTAAAGCTGGGCTACCACTTTGACCTTGCTGGCCCAAGAATGAGCATGACAAGTATCCTGACAAGAAATATGGATAAACAAAGGCAAAAGCGTATGcaggagcagcggcagcaggAGTCAGGTTGTGACGGAGCTATCAATCCAAAGACCAAAGTTCTGCAGAAGGGGACACCTCGGTCCTCACCTTACGTGTCGCCTAAAAGCTCACCATGGTCTTCCCCAAAGCTCCCTAAGAAAGCACTGCCAGTGAAATGCCAGCCTTcagcccctgcacccccccctccccttcccccctcGCCCccacctccccctcctcctccccctcctccccttctGCCAGAGAAGAAGGCGCCTACCAGGAATATAGCTGAAGTCATCAAACAGCAAGAAAGCTCAAAAAAAGCCTTACATAatggacagaaaaagaaaaagggcaaaaaaaccagaaaacatgAGAACAACATattgaaagaaattaaagattCTTTAAAATCAATCTCAGACAGAAAATCAGAGGAAGGCTCACGACCCTCCACCCGGCCATCCACCCCACAAAGGTCTCTCCACGACAACCTTATGGAAGCAATTCGGGCAAGCAGCATAAAGCAATTAAGGCGG GTGGAGGTACCAGAAGCCCTTCGGTGA